The Spirosoma sp. SC4-14 DNA window CCGGCATGACCGACAAGCCCGACCGAGCCAAAGGAACGGTATCGCTGCCCGAACTCCGGCGGGGAAATATCGGGTTGGTTGTGGCAACGCAGATCGCCCGTTATGTTGCTCCCGATAATCCGTTGCCGGGTTGGCAGTCGCCCGAGCAGGCCTGGGCGCAAACACAAGGCCAGCGGAGCTGGTACGAAGCGATGGAAGCCGAAGGGCAAATGGTACAAATCCGGGATTTGGCCAGTTTAGAAAACCATCTGAATCGTTGGAACGACAACACACCCAATGATGATAAACCGATTGGGTATATTCTGAGCCTGGAAGGGGCCGATTCGCTGATTACTCCCGCGTATGTCGAACGGGCGTATGGCTATGGGCTACGCGCCATTGGTCCGGCACACTATGGTCCGGGACGCTATGCGCAGGGAACGGATGCAACGGGCTTCATGGGAGCTGCCGGGCGGGCATTGCTTGCCGAAATGGAGCGGTTCAATATCATTCTGGATGCGACCCACCTCTGCGACGATAGTTTTTGGGAAGCGCTGGATTACTTCAATGGCCCTGTGTGGGCGAGTCATAACAATTGCCGGGCTCTGGTGAATCATAACCGGCAATTCAGCGACGAGCAAATTCGGGAACTAATTGCCCGCAATGCCGTGATTGGAGGAGCACTGGATGCCTGGATGATGGTTCCGGGTTGGGTGCGTGGCCAGTCGACGCCCGACGCCATGAACTGTCATCTGGCTGTGATGATTGATCACCTAGACCACATCTGCCAACTGGCCGGTAATGCCAATCACATTGGGATCGGTTCTGATCTGGATGGCGCTTTCGGTCGGGAACAATCGCCTTATGATTTAGATACGATTGCTGATCTCCAGAAAATTCCTGATTTACTACGCCAGCGGGGCTATACTGACGACGACATTGCCAAGGTAATGCATGGCAACTGGCTGCGGTTTCTGCGTAGCGTATGGCAGTAAACTACACTACGTATGCGCTTCGCTCGTAGAGTTGTCTGACTTTATCGCGTGTTCGCTTGAGCCGCATTTTAACGGCACTTTCATTCAGGTTTAACTGGTTGGCTATCTGGCGTATATCCAGCCCGTCCTGATACTTCATTCGTAATATTGAAGCCTCCTCCTGGGAAATATTTTTCATGGCCCAGGAGAGTTTTTGCAGGCTGTAGTTCAGGTCTTCGGCGTCGTCGGTGCTGGCAATTTGCCGGTCATCGGCATCGTCGTTGTCGCTTAGCGATGAGGTTGGTAACCGATTGCCAACCCGAAGCTGGTCCATGCAATAATTATAAGAAATCGAGTAGAGCCAGGTTGAAAAACTCGACCGTTCCTGAAAACGGTCGAGATGAGAAAACATCCGAATAAATATATCGTGGGTAAAATCCTGCGCTTTCTCCGAATCCTTCGTCAGGGATAAGCACCGACTATATACCTTATTTACGTAACGGTTATAAAGTGTTTCGAAGCAGTCGTTCGAATTTGAGTCCAGATACTGCCTGATAATTTCTTCATCCTTTAGTTTCGGTTTCATGGGATAGCAGGGTAAGAGAGAATGGATTCGCTTTAGTGTTTTGCTGACCTAAAGTTTTCCCTCTTTTTGCTTTCAATTTCAGATAATTCGACAAACTGTATATTTTTCTCGTTTTTTGGCAAAAAAATCCTTTAGTATTGTTTTTTCAATGAATTAATACGCTCAGGTAGTAGTATATTTGTTACTAATTGTATATATGAAATTACTATTTGTAAATTATATTATTTTGTGAAAGGAATTGTATTTACCGAGTTATTAGAAATGATCGAAAAGAAATTTAATTATGCTTTAGTCGATCATTTGCTGACCACGAGTGAACTAGCCTCGGGTGGGATATATACTGCAGTTGGTACCTACGATCCTGCCGAAATGGTTACTCTGGTTGATAACTTAAGCCAAGAAGTGCAAATTGCAGTACCAGATTTACTCCGTATGTATGGCCATTATATGTTCGATAAGTTCAGGCGCGATTACAGCTCCTTTATTGATCGATACGATAATGCTTTTCATTTATTACAGTCTATTCAAAATTCTATCCATGTAGAAGTGAAAAAGATCTATCCAGACGCCGAACTGCCGCATTTCGATGTTTCTCAACTCGCTGAGAACCATCTGTGCATGTATTACCGATCGGAACGAAAGTTGGCTGATTTTGCATATGGTCTGATAGAAGCCTGTCTGGCTCATTTTAATGAGAAAGCAACCATCCACCAAACCATTCTGGTTAATGATGGCAGTCAGGTACGTTTTGATATCGTGAAATTATGACTGAACAAAGCGATATCGAATTACTGAAAAGGCACCTCGAACGGGAGAAAGCGGCTCGGGCTGAGGCTGAAGCTATTCTGGAAAAAAAGGCAATGGAGCTTTATAATGCCAATGAGCAGCTTCAGCACCTGAACGGAAATCTGGAACAGCAGATTCGCGATAAGCTGAACGAACTGAGCCAGAGTGAGCAACGATATCGTCATCTGGTTGAGTCTGTTCAGGATATTCTATACAAAATTTCGCCCGAAGGTTTTTTTACGTTCGTCAACTCCGTTGTTGAGCGATCCCTTGGGTATACGGAGCAGGAGTTTGTGGGGAAGCATTTCACCGATATTGTAGCTCCGGGCTACCGAAAAAGGCTGCTGGAATTCTATCTGACGATGATTCAGGATCGGATAGATAGCACCTATCAGGAGTTCCCGATTGTTGCCAAAGATGGCCATCTGGTCTGGATCGGGCAAACGGTTCGGCTTATTGTTGACGGTAACACCATTATCGAGCTAGTGGCCGTTGCCCGCGATATATCTGATCGAAAACAGACCGAAATCGAGTTGCAAAGAACACAGACCCGGCTTTCGACACTGATCACCAGCATGCATTCTGCCATTCTGGTTAAAGACGAAAACCGGCGCATCATTCTGGTCAATCAGCTATTCTGCGATATGTTCTGTATGGACAAGCGCCCGGATCAGCTCATTGGTCTGGATTATTCGCAGTCGGCCGAAGCGGTGAAGCACATGATGGAA harbors:
- a CDS encoding membrane dipeptidase, whose amino-acid sequence is MFTIDAHLDLSMNAMEWNRDLRQSIQRIREREAGMTDKPDRAKGTVSLPELRRGNIGLVVATQIARYVAPDNPLPGWQSPEQAWAQTQGQRSWYEAMEAEGQMVQIRDLASLENHLNRWNDNTPNDDKPIGYILSLEGADSLITPAYVERAYGYGLRAIGPAHYGPGRYAQGTDATGFMGAAGRALLAEMERFNIILDATHLCDDSFWEALDYFNGPVWASHNNCRALVNHNRQFSDEQIRELIARNAVIGGALDAWMMVPGWVRGQSTPDAMNCHLAVMIDHLDHICQLAGNANHIGIGSDLDGAFGREQSPYDLDTIADLQKIPDLLRQRGYTDDDIAKVMHGNWLRFLRSVWQ
- a CDS encoding sigma-70 family RNA polymerase sigma factor, producing the protein MKPKLKDEEIIRQYLDSNSNDCFETLYNRYVNKVYSRCLSLTKDSEKAQDFTHDIFIRMFSHLDRFQERSSFSTWLYSISYNYCMDQLRVGNRLPTSSLSDNDDADDRQIASTDDAEDLNYSLQKLSWAMKNISQEEASILRMKYQDGLDIRQIANQLNLNESAVKMRLKRTRDKVRQLYERSAYVV
- a CDS encoding heme NO-binding domain-containing protein, coding for MKGIVFTELLEMIEKKFNYALVDHLLTTSELASGGIYTAVGTYDPAEMVTLVDNLSQEVQIAVPDLLRMYGHYMFDKFRRDYSSFIDRYDNAFHLLQSIQNSIHVEVKKIYPDAELPHFDVSQLAENHLCMYYRSERKLADFAYGLIEACLAHFNEKATIHQTILVNDGSQVRFDIVKL